From the genome of Aestuariirhabdus haliotis:
CCTGCATGGCGGCAAAAAACACCGTAAAGCCGGCACAGAGCACAAACAACAGGACATATTCCACCGCAAGCGACACCTGGTTCACAATGCCCCGGATCTGGCTAATGACCACATTCAGGTCCAGCACCGTAACTGAGGGGAACTGGCGAATCAGGTCCCGGCCAATTTCCGGCGCCGCTTCCGGGCGATGGAAGCTGGTCATATAGGTCGAGGCAAACTGTTCCAGCACCCCGGAAGGAAACACCATGTAAAAATTGGGTCTGAATGACTCCCATTCCACGCTGCGGATATTGGCAACCCTGGCTTCTAGCGAGACACCCGTGATACTAAAGCCCAAACGATCTCCAATTTTGATACCCAAGCGCTGAGCCAGATCCGCCTCGATGGAGACCAGTGGTTGGTCTGGATCACCATCGGCAGGCCACCAGCTCCCACTGACCAGTTTGTTGGTCTCAGGCAGCTGATCGGACCAGGTTAAATTGAGCTCCCGATGCAGCGCATTGGAACCCCTTCCTTGCTGACCGACAGCCTGTAGGATCGGCTCTCCATTGAGCCGTGTCAGGCGCCCACGCACCATCGGGAACACCGCGCTGCGGGTCAATTGACGCGAATCGAGAAATTGCTCCAGCGCCGGCACATCAGTGCTGAGGATATTAACGGCGAATACATTAGGAGTTTGTTCCGGCAACTCACTTTGCCATCGGCCCACTAACTCGGTACGGATCAGGATCACCACCGCCATCGCCATCAGGGTCATACCAAAGGCGAGCACCTGGCTTACTGTGATCTGGGTATTGCGCAGCAAGTGATTAAGGCCAAAACGAAAAGCCACATTGAGGGTTCGCGAACGCAACCGATTCACGGTCAGCCGAAGCATCAATGTTAATATCACCCCCAGGGTAATCGCGCACACCAGCACCCCGGCCACGATAGCGAGCGTTAACTCCGCGCTACGGGTATAGCGCCACATCAACAACACCAGCGTCGCAATGGCCGAGCTGTAGATCAGCCAGGCCTGGGCGGGCATGGGAGTAAGATCCCTGCGCAGCACCCTCAGCGGCGGCACTGTTCGTAAACGCACCACGGGAGGCAGGGCAAAACCCGCCAGAGTGATGAGCCCCGTTGCCAACCCTAACCAGACAGGCTTGATACCGATACCTGGTAACTGGCCTGGCAACAAGGGACGCAGAAGCTGTATCAAGCCTTCTTGTAGGCCCCAGCCCAGCGCCAGACCTATCAGGCTGCCTATCAACCCCAACCATAACAGCTGCAACAGGCTGATCATCAGCAGGTCTCGCTGGCTGGCTCCCATACAGCGCAACATGGCGCTCATATCAAAGTGCCGCTCGCTATAACGCCGTGCGCCCATGGCAATGGCAACACCTGCCAGCAAAACAGCTACCAGGCTAGCCAGCCCCAGATAACGTTCCGCACGTTCCAGCGCCCGGCTAATCGCCGGCCGGCCTTGCTGAACGGTTATGATCTGCTCGTTACTGCTCAGACGTGGGCGTAACCAAGACAGATAGGCATCCAGCAGCAGTTTGTCACCGGCTAACAACATGCGATATTCCACTCGACTGCCGGGGCGCAGAACCGCTGCACGCTTGAGGTCAGCAATGTTCATCATGACCCGGGGAGCCAGGCTATAAAAGTCGCCGCCACGGTCCGATTCATAAACCAGAGACTGAGTCGCGCCAAACATCGCCGAACCCAATTCCAGTTGACCACCCGGCTCTACATCGAGCAAACCGAATAATCGGGGCTCCAACCAGACCTCACCGGGGGCAGGAATCCCCTGAGCCGGCTGCCCCCCCGCAAACAATGCCTCAGAAACCTGAAGTTTACCGCGCAATGGGTACCCTTCTGCCACGGCTTTAACCGAGGCCAGTTGCATGGATTCTCCGGCCAGAACCACACTGCGAAACTCAATCACCTGGGATACCCCCAACCCCTCATCACGCGCCTGTTGTAACCAGCGAGCGGGGATCGGTTGAGAACTGCCAATTACCAGATCCGCCCCCAACAGTTCGGTGGCTTGCTGGCCCATAGTGCGCTGAATACGATCCGTAAAAAAGCCAATCGCCGAGGTGGCAGCCACCGCAATAATCAACGCCACCGCCAACAGGCTCAGCTCACCAGCACGGGCATCGCGCAGCAATAAACGCCAACTCAAACGCCACCAACGCATCATTAGACAGGCTCCTGATCGGTCGACTGAAGCTGGCCTTGGGACAACGATAAGCGTCGGTCGCAGCGTTCCGCCAGATGCTCATCGTGGGTCACCAACACCAGCGTGGCCCCCTGCTCACGGTTGAGCTCAAACAGAAGCTCGATAATCCGCTCGCCGGTCGCACTGTCGAGATTCCCCGTAGGCTCATCGGCAAACAGAATATCAGGGCGCAAGGCAAAAGCTCGAGCAATAGCAACCCGTTGTTGTTCTCCCCCCGATAGTTGCTTGGGGTAATGGGTCAAACGCTCACCCAGCCCTACCCGCTCGAGTAACGCTCCTGCTTGCTCGAAGGCATCACTGCGTCCCGCCAACTCCAGAGGTAACATCACGTTTTCCAGAGCAGTCAGGCTCGCAAGTAACTGAAATGTCTGGAATACAAAACCCACATTCTCGGCCCTGACCTTGGCCCGTTGGTCCTCATCCATGGCACTGATCCGTTGGCCCGCCAGCTCTATCGTCCCGCTACTGGGATTGTCCAAACCCGCCATCAACCCCAACAAGGTGGACTTGCCGGAACCGGAAACCCCCACAATAGCCGCGCTCTCTCCACGCTTGATCTGAAGCGATATCGGCGACAAGATGGTGAGACTGCCTGCCGCGGTTGTGACCACCTTGGTCACATCCTGAATCACAATTGCAGGCTGTTGAGGAGATTCGGTGCGCTTATCCATAAGATTCCTGATGGGTTTATTCATTCTGTTGTTCGTGCTGACCCGGTCAGCCATGGCGTCCAGCGGTACCTTGCTCGTATTGGGCGATAGCCTGAGTGCCGCTTACGGTATTCCACCCGAGCAGGGTTGGGTCAGTTTACTGGAAAAGAAACTGCAACAACAAAACTTGCCCATTCAGATTGTCAACGCCAGCGTCAGCGGAGAGACCTCCGCCGGTGGCTTGCAACGCTTGCCTGCCGCCCTGGAGCGACACCAGCCACACTGGGTATTGATTGAACTGGGTGCCAACGATGGCCTTCGAGGCGGTGATATCAACGTCATGCGCGGCAATTTGAAGCGCATGATAGAACAGGTCCAGCACAGCGGAGCCACACCGGTGTTGTTTGAAATGCTCATGCCGCCCAATTATGGCGCCACCTATACTCGCCTGTTCCAGCAAAGCTATGCCAAACTGGCCGAGCAATACCAAATCCCGCTGGTGCCCTTTTTCCTGATCGATGTTGCCGATAAGCCCGAGTACCTGCAATCGGACCAGCTGCACCCGACCAGCGACGCCCAGCCCCTTATTCTCAACCGCGTCTGGCCGGTGCTGGAGCCTTTACTGGTCCCATAATCCGAGTGACTCTCTATACTTCCTCATTCGTGTCGCAGGTCAATAAAGCGCTATTCGACCGCAGACCTTTGGTAAAAAAAACGTATAATTCGCTCCAGCAATCGGTTGCCCGAAAAGCACAATAAGCAGCAACCTTTTGCTTGCGGAATACAAATGATGGATACGACCGATACCGGTGTAACAGCCCGACTAGAGGCAAAGGCCAACAAAAGAGCCTACACCCCGGTCTTCAAAACAGCGGACATTATGAATCAACACAATATCCTGGTATTGAACTGCGGCAGTTCTTCGTTGAAATTTGCCTTGATCGACCCGACCTCCGGGGAACAACCCATTGCAGGACTCGCCGAGCGGTTAGGCGAATCTCTGGCCTCAATAAGCTATAAATACCAGGGTAAAAAAGTGTCTCTGGCACTACCCGATGCCGACCATCAACAGGCCTGCGCTCGCATCGTTGAACTGCTTAGAGAACTCGACCTGGAGCAGGTCATTGGGGCCATCGGGCACCGGGTTGTGCATGGCGGTGAACGATTTAAAGAATCCACCCGGATCGACAGTCAGGTGATCGATGCCATCAGCGACTGCCAAAGCCTGGCGCCACTGCACAACCCCGCGAACCTGACGGGCATTCGAGTCGCCCAGCATCACTACCCCGATAAACCTCACGTCGCCGTATTCGATACCTCATTTCACCAAAGCATGCCCTCAGAAGCTTATTTGTATGCCATTCCCTACGAGCTTTACGAACAACATGGCGTGCGTCGATATGGTTTTCATGGCACCAGCTATCGCTATGTCAGCCAACAAGCCATCGAGCGACTTCAGCTGAACCCACAAGATAACGCGTTGCTCTGCGCGCACTTGGGTAACGGCAGCAGTGCAGCGGCTATTCGCAACGGCAACAGCGTTGACACCACCATGGGACTGACTCCGCTTGAAGGCCTGGTCATGGGAACCCGTAGTGGTAACGTCGACCCCAACCTGTACGATTTCCTGGCTGATCAATGTGGTTATTCGTTGCAACAAACCTCTCGCATGCTCAATAAAGAAAGCGGTTTGTTGGGTGTCTCCGGGCTGAGCAACGATATGCGCACTCTGGAACAAGCCGAGTCCGAAGGCGATGAACGCGCCAGACTGGCGATTAATATCTATGTCTTCACGCTGGCTCGACAGTTAGCAGGGTTGGCAACCAGCCTTGGCCGACTCGATGCCCTGGTTTTCACCGGCGGCATAGGCGAGAACTCTTCGCGTATCCGGCAAGCCGTTTGCGATCGCTTATCAATTCTAGGGCTTGCCCTGGACCGCCAACGCAATGACAGTAACGGTAACCAGCATAAAGGCATCATCAGTGCTGACGACAGCCCGCACATACTTGTGATCAACACCAACGAAGAACTGATGATCGCTCGCGATACATCTGCTCTAACTACAACCGCTTAACAAGCCCACGTCGAAACCACAGGATTTTATTATGCATACTTTTTTTGTAGCACCGTCAGGCTTCGGAGTGGGATTAACTTCTGTCTCTCTGGGTTTGGTTCGTGCGCTCGATAATGTCGGGTTGCGGGTTGCTTTTTGTAAACCCATTGCACAGCAGCACTCCAGCGATTCGGGGCCCGAACGTTCGACGCAGTTGATACAGAGAGTCATGGGACTGACCCCACCCAACCCGATTTCTCTGGAACGAGTAGAAGACCTTCTCGGCGATCATAAACGTGACGTTTTGATGGAACAGATCATCGGTATGTTCCAGAAAAGTGCGGGAGATGCCGATGTCGTGATTGTCGAAGGGTTGGTGCCAACGCGCCAAGCCCCATATGTGACCCGCCTGAATGCTGACATCGCTAAAACTCTGGGCGCCGATGTCATTCTGGTGTCCTCATCTCAGGTCGATTCGCTGGATGCCGTTGCCGACAAGTTGGAGATTGTGAGTGACACCTTCGGTGGGGTAAGCAAAAAACGCGTACTGGGTTACATCATCAATAAAATGTCCCAGGAGGACCACAACCACCTGGCTCCGGGAGCCCCGGAAGAGATCCTGAGACTGGGCGCATTTCGTAGCAAGCCATTGGAGCCCATCGGCTATATTCCCTGGGACGACACCCTCGCGTCCCCCCGGACCAAAGATGTTGCCCAGTTGCTGGATGCTCGAATCCTTCATGAAGGCGAGATAGCCAACCGGAGAGTGACCTCGCGCGTACTCTGCGCCCGAACGGCGGCCAACATCAGTCACAAGCTCAAACCCGGCGCATTGATCATCACCCCGGGAGATCGTGACGATATTATTCTGGCAGCATCGCTGGCAGCCTTGAATGGCGTCCCTCTAGCGGGATTACTGCTGACCAACGGCATTATGCCGAATGATGCGATCGTTTCCCTTTGCACCAAAGCAACTCAGGAAAGCGGTTTGCCCGTCATGCTGATTGAAACCAATTCCTACAATACGGCCACCAAGCTTGATCGCATGAATACCGAAGTACCATTGGATGACCAGGAGCGGATCGAGAAAGTGATGGACTCTGTGGCCTCCTGCATCAATGCCGAATGGCTGAAAGAACGCTGCGGGCGTACCAGCGAACCACGACTATCCCCACCCGCTTTCCGTTATCAGCTTACCCTCAAAGCGCGTGAAGCAAACCGCCGTATCGTTCTACCCGAAGGCAATGAGCCAAGAACCATTCAGGCCGCGGCAATCTGTCACCAACGGGGCATCGCCCATTGTATTTTATTGGGCAATCCCGAAGAGGTTCACCGGGTCGCCGAAGGCACAGGCACTCAGTTACCTAGCGACCTGATCATTCTCGATCCCGAGAGCGTGCGCAACCGTTACGTTGCCCCCATGGTAGAACTGCGTAAACATAAGGGCTTAAAGGCCCCTATGGCAGAATCCCAGCTTGAAGACAATGTCGTTCTGGGCACCATGATGTTAGCGCTGGACGAAGTCGATGGTTTGGTCTCCGGCGCAGTCCATACGACGGCCAATACGATTCGCCCCGCTTTTCAGCTCATTAAAACCCGTCCCGATACCAACATCGTCTCGTCGATCTTTTTCATGCTGCTACCCGAACAGGTTCTGGTGTACGGTGACTGCGCCGTGAACCCTGACCCGGGGGCAGAGGAACTGGCCGAAATTGCGATCCAAAGCGCTGAGTCCGCTGCAGCCTTCGGCATCCCCCCCCGCGTTGCCATGATCAGTTACAGCACCGGAACTTCTGGCACCGGCGTCGATGTCGAGAAAGTGCGGAAAGCCACTGAAATAGCCAAGAGCAAGCGCCCTGATTTATTGATCGACGGCCCGCTTCAGTACGATGCAGCCGCCATTGAAAGTGTTGCGATGAAGAAAGCACCCAACAGTCCGGTTGCAGGTCGTGCGACCGTGTTTATATTCCCGGATCTCAATACCGGCAATACCACTTACAAAGCGGTGCAACGAAGTGCTGATGTCATCAGCGTGGGTCCCATGCTTCAAGGTTTGAGAAAACCCGTTAATGACCTCTCCCGCGGGGCACTGGTAGATGATATTGTCTACACCATCGCTCTTACGGCGGTACAAGCCGAGCAAAGTAAACGATAACTAAAACGAAAAACGGACCATTATGTTGTACTTTTTGCCCCCTGCTGTTCGCGGCACCATCGCCGCGATTATTTTAATTGCCAATACTCTGTTATTGGTTCCCCTGTTGCTTTTTGTCGCGGTGTTAAAGCTCATCATTCCACTCAAACCGGTTCGAGTGCTTTGCACCCGCATCGGCATCGGCATCGCGGAAACCTGGATTAGCATCAACAGCGGCTGGATGCACCTGACGCAGCCTATGAACTGGAGCGTTGAATACCCTGAAGGCCTGAATAAAAAATCCTGGTACCTGGTTACCAGTAACCACCAGTCATGGGCCGACATAACGATTCTACAGCACCTGCTGAATCATCGTATTCCGATGCTGAAATTTTTCCTCAAACAGGAGCTGATTTGGGTACCGGTTATCGGGCTGGCATGGTGGGCACTGGACTTCCCCTTTATGAAACGCTACACCCGCGACTATCTGGAGAAACACCCGGAAAAGAAAGGTCAGGATCTGGAAACTACTCGCAAAGCCTGTGAGAAGTTCAAACACACGCCAGTGGCCGTTTTTAATTTTCTGGAAGGTACCCGGTTTACCAAAGCCAAACACGAACGTCAGCAATCGCCTTTCGAACATTTACTAAAACCTAAAGCCGGCGGCATTGGTTTTGTACTGGGCGCCATGGGCGAGCAGTTGGGCACTCTGCTCAATATCACTATTTGCTATCCCGATAACATTGGCAAAAGCCGCCCCAGTTTTTGGGATTTCCTCTGCGGTAAAGTAGATCATGTTATTGTGAAAATGACAGTGCAGCCCATTCCACAAGAATTTCGTGGAGGTGACTACCTGAATGATGAAACCTATCGCGCTCAATTTCAGTTATGGGTAAATGATCTTTGGGAAGAAAAAGACCAACAACTCAAGCAACTGTCTGAACGTTGAAACTGTCTTCCCAAAAGTGACTGTCAGGGGTTACCAAAGCTCCTGACTACCCCATTTTTAAAGCGTACTTCCCGCGGCCAACCTTCCGGCCTGGCACTGTAATACCAATATTCGAACAAATCACCCTGATCATTCCAGTAACTTTGGCGAGTAGGTTCAGATCGTCTATTGGCTGCCAACACCTGCTCTTTGGTCATACAAAGCTTGATTCTACCGAGCCTTACGGCCGTGGTAATCTCCCTCACATCGGGACA
Proteins encoded in this window:
- the pta gene encoding phosphate acetyltransferase, whose amino-acid sequence is MHTFFVAPSGFGVGLTSVSLGLVRALDNVGLRVAFCKPIAQQHSSDSGPERSTQLIQRVMGLTPPNPISLERVEDLLGDHKRDVLMEQIIGMFQKSAGDADVVIVEGLVPTRQAPYVTRLNADIAKTLGADVILVSSSQVDSLDAVADKLEIVSDTFGGVSKKRVLGYIINKMSQEDHNHLAPGAPEEILRLGAFRSKPLEPIGYIPWDDTLASPRTKDVAQLLDARILHEGEIANRRVTSRVLCARTAANISHKLKPGALIITPGDRDDIILAASLAALNGVPLAGLLLTNGIMPNDAIVSLCTKATQESGLPVMLIETNSYNTATKLDRMNTEVPLDDQERIEKVMDSVASCINAEWLKERCGRTSEPRLSPPAFRYQLTLKAREANRRIVLPEGNEPRTIQAAAICHQRGIAHCILLGNPEEVHRVAEGTGTQLPSDLIILDPESVRNRYVAPMVELRKHKGLKAPMAESQLEDNVVLGTMMLALDEVDGLVSGAVHTTANTIRPAFQLIKTRPDTNIVSSIFFMLLPEQVLVYGDCAVNPDPGAEELAEIAIQSAESAAAFGIPPRVAMISYSTGTSGTGVDVEKVRKATEIAKSKRPDLLIDGPLQYDAAAIESVAMKKAPNSPVAGRATVFIFPDLNTGNTTYKAVQRSADVISVGPMLQGLRKPVNDLSRGALVDDIVYTIALTAVQAEQSKR
- a CDS encoding acyltransferase; protein product: MLYFLPPAVRGTIAAIILIANTLLLVPLLLFVAVLKLIIPLKPVRVLCTRIGIGIAETWISINSGWMHLTQPMNWSVEYPEGLNKKSWYLVTSNHQSWADITILQHLLNHRIPMLKFFLKQELIWVPVIGLAWWALDFPFMKRYTRDYLEKHPEKKGQDLETTRKACEKFKHTPVAVFNFLEGTRFTKAKHERQQSPFEHLLKPKAGGIGFVLGAMGEQLGTLLNITICYPDNIGKSRPSFWDFLCGKVDHVIVKMTVQPIPQEFRGGDYLNDETYRAQFQLWVNDLWEEKDQQLKQLSER
- a CDS encoding ABC transporter permease, which translates into the protein MMRWWRLSWRLLLRDARAGELSLLAVALIIAVAATSAIGFFTDRIQRTMGQQATELLGADLVIGSSQPIPARWLQQARDEGLGVSQVIEFRSVVLAGESMQLASVKAVAEGYPLRGKLQVSEALFAGGQPAQGIPAPGEVWLEPRLFGLLDVEPGGQLELGSAMFGATQSLVYESDRGGDFYSLAPRVMMNIADLKRAAVLRPGSRVEYRMLLAGDKLLLDAYLSWLRPRLSSNEQIITVQQGRPAISRALERAERYLGLASLVAVLLAGVAIAMGARRYSERHFDMSAMLRCMGASQRDLLMISLLQLLWLGLIGSLIGLALGWGLQEGLIQLLRPLLPGQLPGIGIKPVWLGLATGLITLAGFALPPVVRLRTVPPLRVLRRDLTPMPAQAWLIYSSAIATLVLLMWRYTRSAELTLAIVAGVLVCAITLGVILTLMLRLTVNRLRSRTLNVAFRFGLNHLLRNTQITVSQVLAFGMTLMAMAVVILIRTELVGRWQSELPEQTPNVFAVNILSTDVPALEQFLDSRQLTRSAVFPMVRGRLTRLNGEPILQAVGQQGRGSNALHRELNLTWSDQLPETNKLVSGSWWPADGDPDQPLVSIEADLAQRLGIKIGDRLGFSITGVSLEARVANIRSVEWESFRPNFYMVFPSGVLEQFASTYMTSFHRPEAAPEIGRDLIRQFPSVTVLDLNVVISQIRGIVNQVSLAVEYVLLFVLCAGFTVFFAAMQASLDERLQEGALMRTLGARSGQIRASHISEFVLLGALAGVVAAMGTETISYLLYREVFSIPFSWHPLYWLLLPIIGGVLVGGAGWWGTRRVVTQAPLGVLREL
- a CDS encoding ABC transporter ATP-binding protein, producing MDKRTESPQQPAIVIQDVTKVVTTAAGSLTILSPISLQIKRGESAAIVGVSGSGKSTLLGLMAGLDNPSSGTIELAGQRISAMDEDQRAKVRAENVGFVFQTFQLLASLTALENVMLPLELAGRSDAFEQAGALLERVGLGERLTHYPKQLSGGEQQRVAIARAFALRPDILFADEPTGNLDSATGERIIELLFELNREQGATLVLVTHDEHLAERCDRRLSLSQGQLQSTDQEPV
- a CDS encoding DUF4124 domain-containing protein, giving the protein MISQCIYAQSEVYRCVDEDAVRYSDQPCGPNAEQLTLPEVLRTDPVSPPAYSTGAAPRYEPPEKKNKPKRRPARPDFCPDVREITTAVRLGRIKLCMTKEQVLAANRRSEPTRQSYWNDQGDLFEYWYYSARPEGWPREVRFKNGVVRSFGNP
- a CDS encoding arylesterase; amino-acid sequence: MGLFILLFVLTRSAMASSGTLLVLGDSLSAAYGIPPEQGWVSLLEKKLQQQNLPIQIVNASVSGETSAGGLQRLPAALERHQPHWVLIELGANDGLRGGDINVMRGNLKRMIEQVQHSGATPVLFEMLMPPNYGATYTRLFQQSYAKLAEQYQIPLVPFFLIDVADKPEYLQSDQLHPTSDAQPLILNRVWPVLEPLLVP
- a CDS encoding acetate/propionate family kinase, producing the protein MMDTTDTGVTARLEAKANKRAYTPVFKTADIMNQHNILVLNCGSSSLKFALIDPTSGEQPIAGLAERLGESLASISYKYQGKKVSLALPDADHQQACARIVELLRELDLEQVIGAIGHRVVHGGERFKESTRIDSQVIDAISDCQSLAPLHNPANLTGIRVAQHHYPDKPHVAVFDTSFHQSMPSEAYLYAIPYELYEQHGVRRYGFHGTSYRYVSQQAIERLQLNPQDNALLCAHLGNGSSAAAIRNGNSVDTTMGLTPLEGLVMGTRSGNVDPNLYDFLADQCGYSLQQTSRMLNKESGLLGVSGLSNDMRTLEQAESEGDERARLAINIYVFTLARQLAGLATSLGRLDALVFTGGIGENSSRIRQAVCDRLSILGLALDRQRNDSNGNQHKGIISADDSPHILVINTNEELMIARDTSALTTTA